From one Pseudomonas sp. B21-048 genomic stretch:
- a CDS encoding glycosyltransferase, producing MNQRPLVSIVIPAFNPRFFSQALESALAQTYEHIEIVVCDDSSSDEIRGIVEAFNEPAHPVRYLRNPQRLGLQKNVLRCVEEARGEFIKVLCDDDRLFSPSIALQAQVLIDHADVNVVFALRMLSDAGNFILPPRVDNCRFAPNDALLKGDDMLAIFEGTPKNFLGNFSSTLMRRADVLELLPALIQEGAGFVAMLDFALFVCLMRRGNLVSLSTVLSTERLYPERLSKTPEMVKAAAVEWSWLSQMLAARRGESAPASGWVRYIELAKITDQPHAWEELCVVRILGNRNTVVNGRVGAESESYADFYREWLAIRRFSDVEQRLMPQRLDSWTFRPQIVPIVIDSTADGAALKTTLQSISQQLYAPQAVLVLSDAVCATDDCVVQLPFQADWAQQLNAVVPQLEGAHWFYLLQAGDTLRESALLILAERITGSAGILCAYSDEGALVDGESVDPVFKPDFNLDLMRAYPYVGRTLAFERQRFMALGGFDSAHGELAPHDLLWRLVEEAGPQTIEHIAEIQVESSHSFAAWLSLPEVIESNARMVSAHLDRIGVAHAIRQEELPLINRIDYLHGARPLVSIIVQTGDSLYALQRCIESLIERTAYSQYEILIVDSGTDDPAMLDWLAAMAQLGAAMLRVLRYAGDANDAAIRNFAASLAHGEYLLLLSAQTVICDSDWLDELLNHAQRPEVGVVGARILSPEGSIVSAGLILGLAGPFGSPFHGEAAGSRGYMQRLQVTQNWSAVSSHCLMVRKQVFDELEQFDEATFTQGLSDVDLCLRASKDGYLVVWTPYASVVWVPQDVSPTPPSTWALREHEQEIFYRKWLPKIAKDPAYSPALSLGVSSFSLEPSLRNNWNPFCTRALPLILGLPVNSTAVGHYRVTAPLAELEAASRVIARVAYESPSTVEIERLSPDTIILQGRYSEGAAGDILRMKKYSSALRIFELDDYIVSAPKKNTHARNKPVNTEQMLREGIGLCDRVVVTTQPLADALSSMHSEIRVVPNMLSPDPWATLTSRRRTSSKPRVGWGGGTSHTGDLEIIADVVRELANEVEWVFFGMCPDALRPYVHEFHSTIGLQSYPFKLASLNLDLALAPLEFHIFNDCKSNLRLLEYGACGYPVICTDTEAYRGHLPCTKVYSNSADEWLQAIRMHLADPDASYRMGDELREAVHRDFMLRGDNLNHWLWGWLPD from the coding sequence GTGAATCAACGCCCCCTCGTCAGTATCGTCATCCCAGCCTTCAACCCGCGCTTCTTCAGCCAGGCATTGGAAAGTGCGCTCGCCCAGACCTACGAGCACATCGAGATCGTTGTCTGTGACGATTCGTCCAGCGACGAGATCCGCGGCATTGTCGAGGCCTTCAATGAGCCGGCTCACCCGGTTCGCTACTTGCGTAACCCGCAGCGTCTGGGCTTGCAGAAGAACGTATTGCGTTGCGTCGAAGAAGCCCGGGGCGAGTTCATCAAAGTGCTGTGCGACGACGACCGTCTGTTTTCACCGAGCATTGCATTGCAAGCGCAGGTGTTGATCGATCACGCGGATGTGAATGTGGTGTTTGCCCTGCGGATGCTCAGTGATGCCGGTAATTTCATTCTGCCGCCACGGGTCGACAACTGCCGGTTCGCGCCGAACGACGCCTTGCTCAAGGGCGATGACATGCTGGCGATCTTCGAAGGTACGCCGAAGAATTTCCTCGGCAACTTCAGTTCGACCCTGATGCGTCGCGCCGATGTATTGGAGCTGTTGCCGGCGCTGATTCAGGAAGGCGCCGGTTTCGTCGCCATGCTCGATTTCGCCTTGTTCGTGTGCTTGATGCGTCGCGGCAATCTGGTGTCGCTGAGCACTGTGCTGAGCACCGAACGTTTGTACCCGGAGCGTCTGAGCAAAACCCCGGAAATGGTCAAGGCCGCAGCGGTGGAGTGGAGCTGGCTTTCGCAGATGCTTGCGGCGCGTAGGGGTGAATCGGCGCCGGCATCGGGTTGGGTACGCTACATCGAACTGGCCAAAATCACCGACCAGCCCCACGCCTGGGAAGAGTTGTGCGTGGTGCGCATTCTGGGCAACCGAAACACGGTGGTGAATGGCCGGGTGGGCGCGGAGAGCGAAAGCTACGCCGATTTCTATCGCGAATGGCTGGCGATCCGCAGGTTCTCCGATGTCGAGCAGCGGCTCATGCCGCAACGCCTCGACAGCTGGACGTTCCGTCCGCAGATCGTGCCGATCGTGATCGACAGCACTGCTGACGGTGCGGCGCTCAAGACTACGTTGCAGAGCATTAGCCAGCAACTGTACGCGCCTCAGGCAGTACTGGTGTTGTCTGATGCCGTGTGTGCGACCGACGATTGTGTGGTGCAGTTGCCGTTCCAGGCGGATTGGGCACAACAGCTCAACGCGGTGGTACCGCAGCTGGAAGGCGCTCACTGGTTTTATCTGCTGCAGGCTGGCGACACCTTGCGCGAGTCGGCTCTGCTGATCCTGGCCGAACGCATTACGGGTTCGGCGGGCATTCTCTGTGCCTACAGCGACGAGGGCGCGCTGGTCGATGGCGAGTCGGTCGACCCGGTGTTCAAACCCGATTTCAACCTCGATCTGATGCGCGCCTATCCCTATGTCGGTCGAACCCTGGCCTTCGAGCGGCAGCGCTTCATGGCGCTGGGCGGTTTCGATTCGGCTCACGGTGAGCTGGCGCCGCACGATCTGTTATGGCGTCTGGTGGAAGAGGCCGGGCCGCAAACCATCGAGCACATCGCCGAAATCCAGGTTGAGTCGAGTCACTCTTTCGCCGCCTGGCTGTCGTTGCCCGAAGTGATCGAGAGCAATGCCAGGATGGTCAGCGCACACCTGGATCGTATTGGTGTGGCGCACGCGATCCGGCAGGAAGAGTTGCCGTTGATCAACCGCATCGACTACCTCCATGGGGCGCGTCCGTTGGTGTCGATCATCGTCCAGACCGGTGATTCGCTGTACGCCTTGCAGCGTTGCATCGAAAGCTTGATCGAGCGCACGGCTTATAGCCAATACGAAATCCTGATCGTTGACAGCGGTACGGACGACCCGGCGATGCTCGACTGGCTGGCGGCGATGGCGCAGTTGGGCGCCGCGATGCTGCGAGTGCTGCGTTACGCCGGTGACGCCAACGATGCGGCGATTCGCAATTTCGCCGCGAGCCTGGCGCATGGCGAGTACTTGCTGCTGCTCAGCGCGCAAACAGTGATCTGCGACAGCGACTGGCTGGATGAATTGCTCAATCACGCCCAGCGCCCCGAAGTGGGGGTGGTCGGTGCCCGCATCCTCAGTCCCGAGGGCTCGATCGTCAGTGCCGGGTTGATTCTTGGCCTGGCCGGGCCGTTCGGCTCGCCATTTCATGGCGAGGCGGCTGGCTCTCGTGGCTACATGCAGCGTTTGCAAGTAACCCAGAACTGGAGCGCGGTAAGCAGTCACTGCCTGATGGTGCGCAAACAAGTGTTCGATGAGCTCGAGCAGTTCGATGAGGCGACCTTCACCCAAGGTCTCAGCGACGTCGACTTGTGTTTGCGGGCGAGCAAGGATGGTTATCTAGTGGTCTGGACGCCTTACGCCAGCGTGGTGTGGGTGCCGCAAGATGTATCGCCGACGCCGCCTTCGACATGGGCGCTGCGAGAGCATGAACAGGAAATCTTCTATCGCAAATGGCTGCCGAAGATCGCCAAGGATCCGGCCTACAGTCCGGCGCTCAGCCTTGGGGTTTCAAGCTTCAGCCTGGAGCCGTCGCTGCGCAATAACTGGAACCCGTTCTGCACCCGCGCATTGCCGTTGATTCTCGGTCTGCCAGTCAACAGCACCGCCGTCGGTCACTACCGGGTGACCGCGCCGTTGGCCGAACTCGAAGCGGCCAGTCGGGTGATCGCGCGGGTGGCCTATGAGTCGCCGTCGACCGTGGAGATCGAGCGTCTGTCTCCAGACACGATCATTCTGCAAGGACGTTACAGCGAAGGCGCCGCGGGTGACATTCTGCGGATGAAAAAGTACTCCAGTGCGCTACGAATTTTCGAACTCGACGACTACATCGTCAGTGCGCCGAAGAAAAACACCCACGCCCGCAACAAGCCCGTCAACACTGAGCAGATGCTGCGTGAAGGCATTGGCCTATGCGATCGCGTAGTGGTCACCACTCAGCCGCTGGCTGATGCCTTGTCGAGCATGCACAGCGAGATCCGCGTGGTGCCGAACATGCTATCGCCGGACCCATGGGCGACACTGACCAGCCGCCGCCGTACCTCCAGCAAGCCGCGGGTGGGCTGGGGGGGTGGCACCAGCCATACCGGTGACCTGGAGATCATTGCCGACGTGGTTCGCGAACTGGCGAACGAAGTGGAGTGGGTGTTCTTCGGCATGTGCCCTGACGCCTTGCGTCCGTATGTCCACGAGTTTCACTCCACCATCGGCTTGCAGAGCTATCCATTCAAACTGGCCAGCCTGAACCTCGACCTGGCGCTGGCACCGCTGGAATTCCATATCTTCAACGACTGCAAAAGCAACCTGCGCTTGCTGGAGTACGGCGCCTGCGGGTACCCGGTGATCTGCACCGATACCGAGGCCTATCGCGGCCACTTGCCGTGCACCAAGGTCTACAGCAACAGCGCGGACGAATGGCTGCAAGCTATCCGCATGCACCTGGCCGACCCGGATGCGAGTTACCGCATGGGCGATGAACTGCGTGAAGCGGTGCATCGAGATTTCATGCTGCGCGGCGACAACCTCAATCACTGGTTGTGGGGCTGGTTGCCGGACTGA
- the rfbF gene encoding glucose-1-phosphate cytidylyltransferase translates to MKAVILAGGLGTRISEESHLKPKPMIEIGGKPILWHIMKQYSAHGIHDFVICLGYKGYAIKDFFANYFLHTSDVTFDMRNNRMDVHQNYSEPWSVTLIDTGEETMTGGRLLRAGRYLKDEDAFCFTYGDGVSDINIRQLVDYHSAHGRLATVTAVQPPGRYGALERHGDQVLGFTEKPRGDGGWINGGFFVLSPKVLSYIGGDDTTWEAEPLARLAQDEQLKAFEHEGFWHPMDTLRDKNHLEALWQSGEAPWKQWA, encoded by the coding sequence ATGAAGGCAGTAATTCTGGCAGGTGGTCTCGGCACGCGGATCAGCGAAGAGTCGCACCTCAAGCCCAAGCCGATGATCGAGATCGGCGGCAAGCCAATTCTTTGGCACATCATGAAACAGTACTCCGCCCACGGGATTCATGACTTCGTGATCTGCCTTGGCTACAAGGGCTATGCGATCAAGGACTTCTTCGCCAATTACTTCCTGCACACTTCCGACGTCACCTTCGACATGCGCAACAACCGCATGGACGTGCATCAGAACTACAGCGAGCCGTGGAGCGTCACGCTCATCGACACCGGCGAGGAAACCATGACCGGTGGCCGCTTGCTGCGCGCCGGCCGTTACCTCAAGGATGAAGACGCCTTCTGTTTTACCTACGGCGACGGCGTCTCCGATATCAATATCCGTCAACTGGTGGACTACCACAGCGCCCACGGTCGTCTGGCGACCGTTACTGCCGTACAACCGCCGGGCCGTTACGGCGCCCTGGAGCGTCACGGCGATCAGGTGCTCGGTTTCACCGAGAAGCCCCGTGGCGACGGTGGCTGGATCAATGGCGGTTTCTTTGTGCTTTCACCGAAAGTGCTGTCGTACATCGGCGGTGATGACACCACTTGGGAAGCCGAGCCCTTGGCTCGTCTGGCCCAGGATGAACAATTGAAGGCCTTCGAGCATGAAGGCTTCTGGCATCCGATGGACACCCTGCGTGACAAGAACCACCTCGAAGCGTTGTGGCAGAGTGGGGAGGCCCCATGGAAGCAATGGGCCTGA
- the rfbG gene encoding CDP-glucose 4,6-dehydratase translates to MEAMGLSPEFWRGKRVLLTGHTGFKGSWLTLWLQSLGAEVCGFSLDPSTEPSLFELARVHEGINDQRGDLRDLGALLELMTEVQPEIVLHLAAQPLVREGYRDPLGTYSSNVMGTLNLLEAIRQVGGVRACVLVTTDKVYANKEWLWPYREDEALGGHDPYSSSKACCELLAQSYAASFFPVDKYAEHGLALATARAGNVLGGGDFAPERLIPDVLKAWSADKPVTLRYPQAVRPWQHALEPLAGYLQLAAGLYEQGPAFAGAWNFGPSEADMCSVGEVVELLASRWPQARGLRIEPSDLHEAGLLRLDSSRARQRLAWQPRWSLQQCLIQTLDWHLAWQNGDDMRTVTLNQLNLYRERS, encoded by the coding sequence ATGGAAGCAATGGGCCTGAGTCCGGAGTTCTGGCGTGGCAAACGGGTTCTGCTGACCGGCCATACGGGTTTCAAGGGCAGCTGGCTGACGTTGTGGCTGCAAAGTCTCGGTGCCGAGGTCTGCGGGTTTTCGCTCGATCCGTCCACCGAACCGAGCCTGTTCGAATTGGCCCGAGTGCATGAGGGCATCAACGATCAGCGCGGCGACCTGCGTGATCTCGGCGCCTTACTGGAATTGATGACCGAAGTGCAGCCGGAAATCGTCCTGCACCTGGCGGCCCAACCACTGGTGCGCGAAGGCTATCGCGATCCGCTCGGCACCTATTCCAGCAATGTCATGGGCACTCTCAACCTGCTCGAAGCGATCCGCCAGGTCGGCGGTGTGCGCGCCTGCGTGCTGGTGACCACCGACAAGGTCTACGCCAACAAGGAGTGGCTGTGGCCGTACCGCGAGGACGAAGCGCTGGGCGGTCACGACCCTTACAGCAGCAGCAAGGCTTGCTGTGAATTGTTGGCACAGTCTTACGCCGCGTCGTTTTTCCCGGTGGACAAGTACGCCGAACACGGTCTGGCGTTGGCCACTGCGCGCGCCGGTAACGTGCTGGGCGGTGGGGACTTCGCGCCGGAGCGCTTGATTCCTGATGTGCTCAAGGCCTGGTCCGCAGACAAGCCTGTGACCCTGCGCTACCCGCAAGCCGTGCGCCCTTGGCAGCACGCCCTGGAGCCGCTGGCCGGTTATCTGCAATTGGCCGCTGGCCTCTATGAGCAAGGCCCGGCATTTGCCGGCGCGTGGAACTTCGGCCCGAGCGAAGCTGATATGTGCAGCGTCGGCGAAGTGGTCGAGCTGCTCGCCAGCCGCTGGCCGCAAGCGCGCGGCTTGCGCATCGAACCGAGTGATTTGCATGAGGCCGGTCTGTTGCGCCTGGACAGCAGCCGCGCCCGGCAACGGTTGGCCTGGCAGCCGCGCTGGTCGTTGCAGCAGTGCCTGATCCAGACCCTCGATTGGCACTTGGCGTGGCAGAACGGCGATGACATGCGCACGGTGACCTTGAATCAATTGAATCTCTATAGGGAACGGTCATGA
- the rfbC gene encoding dTDP-4-dehydrorhamnose 3,5-epimerase — MTDFTLQALELEGLYLIRQKVFCDDRGRFARLFCQTRLMSQGRPFAIRQINHSRTVEKGSVRGLHYQKAGYAESKLITCVRGAVWDVVVDLRPQSPTYLQWHAEELRADDGRSLLIPAGFAHGFQSLSDDSEVLYLTDADYAPDHEAGLSVSDPALSIPWPLPVKNLSPKDASHPLLDKDFTGVEL, encoded by the coding sequence ATGACTGATTTCACGCTCCAGGCACTGGAGCTTGAGGGGTTGTATCTGATCCGGCAAAAAGTGTTCTGCGACGACCGTGGCCGGTTTGCCCGACTGTTTTGCCAGACCCGTCTGATGTCGCAGGGCCGCCCGTTTGCCATCCGTCAGATCAACCATTCGCGCACGGTCGAAAAGGGCAGTGTGCGGGGCCTGCATTACCAGAAAGCCGGCTATGCAGAGTCCAAGCTGATCACCTGCGTACGCGGTGCGGTGTGGGACGTGGTGGTGGATCTGCGGCCCCAGTCACCGACGTATTTGCAGTGGCATGCAGAAGAGTTGCGGGCCGACGATGGGCGCAGTCTGTTGATCCCGGCAGGTTTTGCCCATGGCTTTCAATCCCTGAGCGACGATTCGGAAGTGCTTTATCTGACGGACGCGGACTATGCGCCGGATCATGAGGCCGGCCTTTCGGTCAGCGATCCGGCGTTGTCGATCCCGTGGCCATTGCCCGTCAAGAACTTGTCGCCCAAGGATGCGAGCCATCCATTGCTGGACAAGGATTTCACCGGGGTTGAACTGTGA
- a CDS encoding NAD(P)-dependent oxidoreductase: MTGPTTTVLVTGATGFVGRHLVSALLAKGFKVRAVSRSLEAARAMPWFADVEFVAVDLHAPDLNVESLTRGVDAIAHLAWAGLPNYQALFHFEQNLPLDYGFLKRVIAAGVSQVLVTGTCFEYGLQSGPLDESVTARPCTPYGLAKHTLRLFLEALQREHTFTLQWARLFYLHGEGQNPNSLLASLDRAIDAGDIQFNMSMGDQLRDYLEITAAASQLASLITHRDVGGVINCCSGRPVSVRALVEQRVRQRQSSIVLNLGHYGYSAHEPMAFWGVAQRISQLTGEEHAA; the protein is encoded by the coding sequence GTGACAGGCCCCACCACGACCGTGTTGGTCACTGGCGCTACCGGTTTTGTCGGTCGGCATCTGGTCAGTGCCCTGCTCGCCAAAGGCTTCAAGGTGCGTGCGGTGTCGCGCAGTCTTGAAGCGGCACGTGCGATGCCATGGTTCGCTGATGTCGAGTTTGTCGCGGTGGATTTGCATGCGCCGGATCTGAATGTGGAAAGCCTGACCCGCGGCGTGGATGCCATCGCGCATCTGGCGTGGGCCGGCCTGCCGAACTATCAGGCGCTGTTCCATTTCGAGCAAAACCTGCCGCTGGATTACGGGTTTCTCAAACGGGTAATCGCCGCGGGTGTCAGCCAGGTGCTGGTTACCGGGACCTGTTTCGAGTACGGGCTGCAAAGCGGCCCGCTGGACGAGTCGGTGACCGCTCGACCTTGTACACCTTATGGCCTGGCCAAACACACCTTGCGTCTGTTCCTTGAAGCCTTGCAGCGTGAGCACACGTTTACTTTGCAGTGGGCACGCCTGTTTTACCTGCATGGCGAGGGGCAGAACCCCAACAGCTTGCTGGCCAGTCTTGACCGGGCCATCGATGCCGGTGACATCCAGTTCAATATGTCGATGGGCGATCAGTTGCGCGACTACCTGGAAATCACGGCGGCTGCCTCTCAACTGGCCTCGCTGATCACCCATCGCGATGTTGGTGGCGTGATCAACTGTTGCAGTGGCCGGCCTGTATCCGTGCGGGCCCTGGTCGAACAGCGTGTGCGCCAGCGCCAATCCTCCATCGTCCTGAATCTTGGGCACTACGGTTATTCCGCCCATGAACCTATGGCGTTTTGGGGCGTTGCCCAGCGGATTTCGCAACTGACGGGTGAAGAACATGCAGCATGA